The Rhododendron vialii isolate Sample 1 chromosome 3a, ASM3025357v1 nucleotide sequence TGGGACTCGAACGGTTCCCGATTCAGGCGAGTTGGCCCGGTTGTTGGCCGAGCCGGTGGGTGGGACTAGGCCGGAGAGATCTCGAGTAATGGAGGTGCGTATTGCTGCGTCGGAGGCAATCAAAGGAGGAAGCTCAAGCAGGGATATGGAGGCTTTAGTGAATAAGCTTTGTGGGCTTAATACCCAAAGGAGTCTATAGATGGTTTGACATGGGCTGCTAGTCAAGGGGTTTGTGGGTTTAATACTAGATGCTGCTAATACAATGGGCTTATAGTCCTAGTAAGTGGCCCCATTGTCTTAGAGCCTTCAATGGTCAACTAAACAtccaaacaatttttatttattttttgcttagaatacatgtaaaaatcaTGGGCTACCATTTCTTTGAACACCCAGGGGTGAAGCTATGTTGGGGCCCAGGGAGGCCCTAAAATAAGGTATATACAAAATCAATGAACACTCAATTCTAATAGTCTTGAAcacctaacccaaaaaaaattgaacacccaacccaAAACCAATTGAACACTAGTCAAAACCCAATTACAACCCATCAATCCaggtaattcatatttgaacacctaacacattacctcaaataaagctcataatcataataaaaaaatagaaaaagaaagaaaaagacaaatcTATCGGTGTAAGTATTATGCTCTGCGTTCTCTCCTCATCTTTATTGTCGATGGTCTAAATGTATTAATTTCGCATTCATAACAataaatttatgttttttttttgtctagttagcttatagaattacggacaaatctttaaaaaaaatctactacATTGTAAACCCCGTTAACTTAAATAATATTTCTTCGAATGTAAGACTACAATAGAAAATCTCATCACGTCATCCTAAAGAACAACATATTTTTGAGAAAGTCATCCCCAACATACTCgctacaatttctttcaaaagggTTTTAATACGCCAGTTAAACATTGGCACAAAATATGAGAACTCATCTAGgacaactgtaaaattttaccCCCTCCATTCTCGAACCACTATCTACTATGCAATAtgacaactttcaaaaaaattaaattttaaacacCCACGGGACTAGACTAACACCCTACCCAACCCGACCCCCACCCCaacaacagaaaaagaaaagaaaagaaaggaaagataggacaaaatgaaaaggaaCAGTTTAACGAAAGAAGCAATATAGCTAGAAAGATATCAATAAAATGCAACTCTACCTAACTCACCTCGCTACATATGTTATATTCCCCACCAGAGCAAAAATAAACATAAATGGACTAAGCCCCTGCAAGTCACAAAGAAAATTTGCATAAATAATTGATGTGACTGCAATATACTTGATAATGGAGATATATGTTTCCAAGTGCTATCATCGAAAGAAAATATACTGGAAAAttggagcattttttttttttttgaaaatggaaaattggAGCATTTTATGACCAGCAACTGTGTTCCAAATTCAATACAAGAGTACATTGCTGAGTCCACTCCCTGTTAGTTGAGGGTACTAAGAGGGTTGAACCTGAATCAACTCTATGCTTTGGCATTAATTTTGCCCCAGAGATTCAAACATTTTGCCCCAGAGATTCAAACATCCATTCTTCTACTTGACAAGCTCCAGCTTTACCATTACACCAAGCTATCTGTTCACTCTATATTGACTGACAATTGAATAATTAAGTACTCCACATGGAAGAAGAAATTGCTCACCTCCAAATGGCCTCTTCTAATCTGTAGATCAAGAATAAACCATAAGTCAAATTCCCAGTAAACTATTGAAAATAATCATGAATCGACAAGCCAAGTTTCAAACAGAGCATAAACAACAAAAGGAAATataagaacaaattatgaaggCTTTCAAGGTAAGAAACACAACTTAAGGCAATAAGATCAACCAACAAGGCAAGTATTCTTCTATTTATTCCTTAACACATATTTGCAAATTCAAGACCAGTTACTTGATCAACCTATTTATTATCTTTTCCCAATTTTCTAACGAATAAAATGTTAATTAAAAACCATCAATGGCAAATATTCTGTGAGTGTAAATTAGATCTACGGTCCCTAAAGTATGTGTCTAGTCTTACTTTGGTCATTCAAGTTGGATTTTATCAATTTCATCCATATCATTTCGAATCAAAGTGGCCCATAAGCAGTACTCAAACCTATTAATGAACAAGATCCATAAGATCAAGTATGTGTGTTATAACACTTTGGTCCCGGAATTTTCAACATTGTTGATTTGTTAAGATGGTCAAAATCCAAAGGGGAATGACACTTTTAAACCTAACATTCAATTGCCTAGCAATTGAAACCTAGGTAATTTCAGTCAAGTTTTGCAATAATTCAGGAATATTATCAAAACTAGTCAACCCTTGTACAGTAAAAATTACAGATTCATTTAGGAACTCAAACAAAAAACGATCAACTTGCAATTGAGAAAGTAACTCAATAGGAGTAACTAATTTGGTAGAACTTCCAACTTTAATCTATCCTACAAGGTGGAATCATAAGGAGTCACATATTTCCAAGCCTCCAGATTCCAGTTGTTGAGACACACAGCCTTCAAGTGATTAAGGGCGAGTTGGAACTGGAATGTTAAACTAACAGAAATGGTTCTATCTTCAACTACATTTTCCTGATGATTCATGTTAATAACTATTCTAGAAGAAGGTTTTTAGGCAGTGTGAAAGATTTAGTAACTATCTTCGTAGCTCCATAAGTTTCAGTTTATGCACCTACTTATTATCGGGATACATCAACAAAGATGAAAGTACGATCCATTGACGCTACCATGAAACATTCACTCACTGGCGGGTTGGCTCTACAAAGTCAGTTATGGTATGATTCGACCCATAGTGCCTACGGATCAACCAACAGGACTTTACTCCTCCTCATAccaagatggattggagatggaTAAGAAGCCATTATGCCCAGATAAAAAAGTGAGCTGGCACATTTTCTGGTGCAACTAAAATGGATTATGGGTCAAGAGGTGAACCACATTGCATCTTCATGGGAATGGGTGCTTCAGCAGGCTCTGTAATTGGAATGTTTATCTAACAGAAATGGTTCTAATGCAGTTTCCTGAATCCATGTTAATAGCTACTCAAGAAGGAACGTTTTTAGGCAGTCCGAAAGATTTAGTAACTATCTGTGTAGCTCCATAAGTTTCAGTTTATGCACCAACTTGTTATCAGGATACATCAACAAAGATGTATGATCCATTGATGCCACCATGAAACATATAGTCACTGGTAGGTCGGCTCTAAAAAGTTGTGTTATGACTCGATCAATAGTTAGTGCCTACGGATCAACCCACGGGACTTTACAGAACTTCATGCCATGATGGATTGGAGATCGATATGAAGCCATTACACCCACATCATAAAGTGTGCTGGTGCATTTACTGGTGCAACTAAAATGGATTCTGGTTATGAGGTGAACCACATTGCATCTTCAAGGGAATGGCTGTAATtggttcaaaattcaaattgacaCGAAATGTATACTTCCAGGTCCAAAGGTGTACGTTATAAGTACTTTCGTTACCAACTTAGATGGCCACTATAAATTGGACCTATTTGACTCGAGTTGAAAAGTTTAAGGACAAAACTTTATACAACACTAAGCACATACCTTAGGAACGATTTTGTATTTATGCATTGTTTCGCATAATCGCGTACACATTCTGAAATCCATGCCCAATATTTGGTCAGCCTATTTCCTTTTTAATACCTACTAAAAGAGCATGAAAGGGGGTGGTAAACCATATGACATCTGATCTGCTATTTCGCCTTTCCAAATCCCAATTTTACTACAGAAGCAAGATTTTGCAAAGCTTAAATAGATGCAATCACACTTGGGAATTATATTCTCTTGTCATTGTCGTCAATATAAATCACAATAAAGAACTTTATTGTTGGAGTAGAGTAACAAAAATTTACTTGACAAGAAAATTCTCACATTTAAGCAAATTTGTGGAAGCCGTCCACCCATGTAAATGGCTGCCATTCCCCAACCAAGCAAGGTTCCAATTCTACTGCTCCCTGCACCCCTAGTTTCTTCCATAAAACCACCACTTACCTGCAATTCCATGCACAATCATTATGTGATTACTGAATCATATATTTACATGGTCTTCTAATTCCTAACTTATACAAAGAGCTATCTCGAAGGACAGGACGGAATGCTTGAGATTGAACAAAGGCATCACCGCTTCAGTGGTTCAAGAACACAATTTCCCAAGTAATTCCAGCAATAGACCACTTAAAAACGACTATCCAAACAGATGTTCATAAAAACCCTTAGTTACAAATAAACTATTCACTGAGAACCTGGTATGGCAAACCACTTTCCGTGCAGATAATGGAGATAATTTTCTCAGCCACTTGATTCTACGTCGATAAACCGTTGTGGTTAGGGAGTAATACTAACAAAAAAAGGTAACTGACTATCTAAGTTCTCTACCTGTAAAAGCTTTCTTCCCACTTGCATTACAACACCTTTGTACCGCTTTCCAGAAACCATGCGAAGCCCGTTGCTTTCCGTTAGGTGCAGATTTAAAGTGCCAAGGAAGAATGTTACAGCAGAGAACTAAGCAAAAGAAAGGTCAAAAGATAAATTTCCTCAATCAAAATAGGCAAATGTTCCTTGCAAACTtaaacttccaaaaatcagattCATGAAACTCACTGCACATAGCATGGTTTTATTGTTTGAAGGAGGTGCAGACTGTGTAGATGCAAGCCCACCAAGCAAGGGCTCTTCAAAGGTATTCTGACGAGACAATGTTGTAAGAGTTATTCTCTGTGCTAGAAAAGATCCTGATGTAGGAGTATGACTCCTTGTCAGTGATCTCGCTGACCTGTAAAATTCACAAGATGCGTGTTGAGCTATCCAATTCTCTATTTTATAAATCTTCTAATGAAGAGGTCCATGAGGCCACTATATTCCAAAGAGCAGTAACAACACTATTTCCTTGGCTGGTTAAGGAGAATGTAAATCCTTGAATTGGCCGTGCCACTTAATTAACTTGCTCAGCATGGCGTATAAATAGAGCTTACACACAATACCAACAGGTAGAGAACATTCAATTGCTTTCGAGTCCTCGGGAGTCAGGACTCCTTAGGCCATTAGAAGTAAATAAGGCACACTTTCCAccaagaaataaaaatgaaaaatgaaaaaagaaagaagaggcaCTATTGAACCAAATACAAATAACaggaaaacataaaaagaaataagacaCAAAACACATCAAGAATGCTGATGTCAGAGAAATAAACAGGTTAGTAGTTCAAAATCCCAAATCTGCTCTCGCTTGCCGCTACAAGGATTCTTGTTGATacaaggaaaactaaaagtttgTGGTGAGAGACAGAGATCAGCCATGAAACTTAAACGTAATCAGAGGATACAAAGAAAGCGAGTAGAGAGATAAGATGTCCAGAGTCATTACTCTACAAACAAGATTGATGGACAGCTGTAAGCAACAATATAAGACATATTTAGAAAATCTATCACTTCAAGAACAAGCCACAAGCTGAAGTCCAAGGTAACGGAtgttttcacaaaaaaacttaAGAGGCCAGTCTCAAAGCTAAATAGGTTTCCATCTGGTTTCCAGAACCCTGGATCACATGGGGAATGGTAACATTGACTGAGAAACTAAAATGCTTAACTTCTTGAGGAACGCAAGAAACTCATCATCTTAACAACAGCCAGGACTAGGAGAAATCAGAATAATTATTAAACTTCTTATGCCTATCAAGGAACCATATTTTATAATAGTGTAAACCCCTAGAAAAACCAACCTATTAAACACAATCAGAGAGCAAAACAGAACATATGTAACAACTTCAAGGGGATGAATGAATTACATGTAGTATAGTTCTCTTTCAAGTGAACTACTACGAGGGACGCCTGGAAGTGGAATAGGTGAACTCTGAGCAACTCCTAACCCAAAGTCATCGATTGCATTTCCCCATCTGTCTACATTGTTGTCTTGTTTCTTGGCAACACCACTGCATGGTATTCTCTTTTCTACTGCCTCGGTCTGGGTATAATTGTACCAAAATTATGCATCAAAAAGTGGACACTAGTTATGACAAATAACATTAGAGAAACAACAAAGTCGATCAGACAATAGACAATAAAAATAGCGGCATCAGCAAACTGAATTAATCTGTTGAAGGGTAAACAAAGTGTTTTCATATAATATATGGGTTATTACTGAACAGCTCATGAGCCTAACAGCAGCATAGCACTAAATGCTCAAAAAGTTCCAATAATGCTATACCATAATATTCTTGATTTAAAAGGAACACGCAACATTCACAACCTTACATGTTAGAAGATTAGCTAGAAGACTTCACTGGATGACAACACATAGGGAAAAAAGAGGGCAATAGATACTCTTCCAGCAATATAAGCACTGTTATCGAATCATATTCAAGGAAAAGCAAATGTCGTGGGCAGATTTTCCAGAAAATAAGGACTTGTTAATGTATGACAGGTTTGAAAGCTCCCAATATTGCAGCCTTATAAATGTCTTTATGGTCGAAAAAAGTTACGTAAAGCATGCTGAATTAGGGTACATTATAGAAGAAAGGGTATGAGATTTGTAAATGAACCAAACTAGGTTCGATTTTCCTACAGTCAgctttctagatttttttagaCGGTTTGGTAAGTGGTAACAGGTCATGGCAGCAGGATATTTAAGAACATAGGGTTAAAAGGCATGGAAAGCAGCTAAAATGAGGGTCTTCAAGTCCACATCACTTCTACATTTCTTCACATGAAACAAGTGACAGTGAGAAAACTAACTTTCCAACATGCCTCAAGGCAATACACATGACTTCTATTAGGCTTTACCTCTATCAAGGAGAGGGAAACTATAAGCAGTGTGTAAACTTATCACTAATAAAAGATAGTTTGAatgcataatttttatttatttatttattttgtataaGCAGTGATTAAAATTTCAGTAGTTGTGCCTTTCCCGGTTAGCTTAGAAACGTAAACAATTTAGAAACGTTTCAGAAACAAGATGGGCAGCTGTGAAAAACTTTGGAAACGCAGAAGCATTTGGAATCAAGACTAAAACCTATGACATGGAACCAAATAATCTACTTAACATGTTGATGGTTAATAGTCTACAAAAGGGGGTAAGTGTACGATTTTGAATTTGCATAATGCTAAAGCAAACAAGGTCCACATGTAAATAGTAACTAATAGAACTATCATTAAACAATAATCAAACGCAAGGAGAAAAGACTCGAAACAAGAAACATCGCTCAAAACACAGCAAAAGAAGACAAGTTCGGGATTTCAACCTTGTGGCTTGGTCTATTGGATTTCAGCCGATGATAGATATGGCCATAGTATATTGTTTGACCAGCGAGAACCAAGGTAGTCAACGTAAATAACTGTGAACCACAGTAGCCATAGTCAAATAAACAAACTTGATAGATAAGTGGAACTTGCAAATTTATTATTTATCTCCAATGAAAAAACTCTTACTATTGCCATATAGAATTGTGTTGGGAGCTGCAATGGCAAGAAAAAAGGAATCAGTCAATAAACTGCAACTATGACAAATCAGACTCCTGTTTTCTTAAGGAATAGACTCATCTCAGGTGAtacaagtaaaacaaaaaattagtcaAATACTAAAATTGTACTCTGCACGCAATAAATGAAACAAACTATAGTTTGTTACAGTTTATGATGGGTGATCATAATGAAAGTCAATAAAAACCCAATACGGATTGATAGTCTCAGACTTGGTTGCGTGAAGCGGAAGTAAGTGCGAGAGGGGAGGGGAGCCAAAGGATATAGAAGAATCTAATTTTGGGAGTGCCTAtacagagtgagagagagagagagagagagagagagagtataatatacaaaaaaaagttactgatactcttcaatttttgtttgtattgttAACTTGCCAATTGAGAACATAACTTGAAAaagtctctaggcctgccctctttgATGTCTTTTGGCTTTGATTTAGGGGCAATGGTTCCACAGTATATAACGTCCCTTTTTGACATGGAGTTCCTTGATTTTCAGAGTTATACAGGAGCCACTATTTAAGTGGTAAAActttctgagagcagccaccttgtgcatatattgccaaattAAGGTCTGTCTCCGGTCCTCCCCTGCCCATACCCCCATCAATTGGGATTACATGGGTACTATTATTGTTGTATTGCTAACTTGTCAATTCATAATTAGTGTCAACGACAATTTTGTGTGGGGATAAAATAGATTTTATATGAGTACATAGTACTTGAGCAAATTTTAGTCAACATTTTGCTAGTATCTTAGGgcagtgattttcgcactccctaAGTTACTAACAGCTCTCCAAAAGGGAAGTTCAAAGAACAATTCCCGTATTTATCAATAGTACATATTTTATCTAGTCTGGAAGCTTTCTGTATGTTTCTTTTGAGGCTTGTACACTTAAGAGAATCTATCCAAGTTTGGAGTGGGCTTTTTTCTCGATGGGAGCGAGGTTCCTAAAAGATTCTGACTTGCGAGCGCTTCTGATGCGAATTCATCACCCCAATTGGAGGTCCTACTACTAAGGTCTTAAATAGGGAAATGATAAGATAGGACCAAGTCAATCTCGAAATGTGTAGCGTAATGAAAACACTGATGTTGATAATGACCACATGCTACAGGAAAACGAGAATCATTTCAAGATGTCTATAGgaattgctgataaaaaaaaaagatgtctATAGGAATTAAATAGAATGTCATTGGaagtcaaaaaacaaattgcTACTAATCTTGTTAAAAACTGCCCATCATAGGGGCTCCTTCCGCAAGCAAAAGAAGCATACCAGAGAGAACAAGGTCAAGAGTGCTACTAAAGGGGTATTCAAGAACTAAGTATCCATCACAATTTTGATCCGACCACCACTTTCAAGATTGTATATAACCTTCAAACGTGTCCCAGCATCTCCCTAGTGTCCTAGCATGTCCCCAGCGTGTCATAAGGCGTCCCTTTCTTGTCCGACTGAAAACAAATACTGAGAATTTGACTCATAATTGGGCATGTCCAACAAGTGTTCGGAGCCCTGATCAAAATAAAATGAGAAATGTATTTTGTGGCGTGTCCGAGCATTTTCGTTACACGGATACATGAGGCGGGTAGCCATGTCCATGCTTCCTAGGTTGTTCCTATCTGGTGTCTTAATGAGGTGTTGCCAAgtcggttttttgtttttcattttttgtgacACGGTACTATATGCAACTTTAATAGAGCACGAGATTCGTGGTAGATTACATTGATACAACCAGTTGACAAACCAGGCAGTGCACTAGAGCTTCAAGAAACCATGACCCTCATTGTTAGCACAGCACTTCAAAATTCAAGGGAATTGGCTAACTGATCAGATAAAACCGGGAGCTTATGTCAAATCTCCAATTCGTACATCCTTTGTTCAAGAAAACAGAACGATTTTGATTGGCTTCCCTATTTGAACACCCATTTCTTGAATTTGTGTTTGAGAGCAGATCCACATCCACCACACTCAGATCTCAAATTAGAGTATGTGACGGAGGGGAAAATAATACAATATAGATCATCTTCCAAAATGAGACGCCAATATTTGGACACTATTAAAGTGAGAAAGAAAAGCGTCAACAAGCATTTGAGATATAAAAGGATGACTCACAGTGGCTGGTTCCAGCATGCAGCCAAAAGAATTGAACAGATCTCTGCAGGAAAAATGATACAAAGATAATCAAGCTCAACACCACTAGCTATCAAATTAAGATAAAAGTCACTGCTAAAAAGTAACCAGATTCGCAGTAAATATCCTAGATTTCAGGAATATATTGTCCATAGGTATACTTACTATTGTTGTCTCTTCCAAAAAGCCATCTTTAATAATGCGAACGTTCAACATTTTTTAAAGGTATTTGATGTTCTTAATCTCTCAACAAGTTATACAAATGATCAACCTGGTTCAAATCCTCTAGTTTGCATTCAACATCAAGTAGAACTTCTACTCCGCGTCCCTTAATACTTGGATCTATATCAGCAACCATACATTTCGGTGACAAGACGAATTTTATGGTAGCATGATGCTGGCATGAGATGTGTGCCCTCTTTCTAGACTTATCAACCCATGGATGTAAAGACGAGTTTTGCAAACATTTCTAGTTAGCAAGAGTAGGAACTAGTAGAGAATCAGAGGCAGGTTTTACTAAATCAAAGACCCCAACCAAAGAGTTTGCTCTGACACCAGCACAATGGAAAAATCAATAGAAACGAAAACACTTCATCTTCTTGACATAGCATGGAGATTTTGTCCTGCTTGCAAGGTGGAAACAAAAGAGGCTTAAAGGAGAAAAAGGTGGAG carries:
- the LOC131319308 gene encoding uncharacterized protein LOC131319308 isoform X1, giving the protein MGLLTSSLPPICPRDKHCSEWARQYIKYCLCDVRDGVSLALGLVSVISWGVAEIPQIITNYRKKSTEGLSIAFLMTWIVGDLFNSFGCMLEPATLPTQFYMAILFTLTTLVLAGQTIYYGHIYHRLKSNRPSHKTEAVEKRIPCSGVAKKQDNNVDRWGNAIDDFGLGVAQSSPIPLPGVPRSSSLERELYYMSARSLTRSHTPTSGSFLAQRITLTTLSRQNTFEEPLLGGLASTQSAPPSNNKTMLCAFSAVTFFLGTLNLHLTESNGLRMVSGKRYKGVVMQVGRKLLQVSGGFMEETRGAGSSRIGTLLGWGMAAIYMGGRLPQICLNIRRGHLEGLSPFMFIFALVGNITYVASILVSSLDWSKLSANLPWLVDAGGCVVLDTFILIQFIYFHHRALQDDDVNVKSSNHT
- the LOC131319308 gene encoding uncharacterized protein LOC131319308 isoform X2; this encodes MGLLTSSLPPICPRDKHCSEWARQYIKYCLCDVRDGVSLALGLVSVISWGVAEIPQIITNYRKKSTEGLSIAFLMTWIVGDLFNSFGCMLEPATLPTQFYMAILFTLTTLVLAGQTIYYGHIYHRLKSNRPSHKTEAVEKRIPCSGVAKKQDNNVDRWGNAIDDFGLGVAQSSPIPLPGVPRSSSLERELYYMSARSLTRSHTPTSGSFLAQRITLTTLSRQNTFEEPLLGGLASTQSAPPSNNKTMLCAFSAVTFFLGTLNLHLTESNGLRMVSGKRYKGVVMQVGRKLLQVSGGFMEETRGAGSSRIGTLLGWGMAAIYMGGRLPQICLNIRRGHLEGLSPFMFIFALVGNITYVARTLMTF